Proteins from a genomic interval of Sander vitreus isolate 19-12246 chromosome 6, sanVit1, whole genome shotgun sequence:
- the LOC144519208 gene encoding protachykinin: MMELVKLVPIVVLLLTTVLSQEMDVDNWREDIEEDTWPNSDVIQDMFVRMTRKPGPRQYLRLMGKKDSAKTQTARKRHRFHTFVGLMGKRSFEDQGVILPTVTLNILKGNLGENLRGNR; the protein is encoded by the exons ATGATGGAGCTCGTTAAACTTGTTCCAATAGTTGTGCTGCTTCTGACAACTGTTCTCTCTCAAGAAATGGATGTTGACAACTGGAGAGAAGACATCGAAGAG GACACATGGCCAAACTCTGATGTAATTCAAGATATGTTTGTGAGAATGACCAGAAAACCAGGACCACGTCAATATCTCAGACTAATGGGGAAGAAAGACTCCG CAAAAACGCAGACAGCACGTAAAC GGCATAGATTTCACACCTTTGTGGGTCTGATGGGTAAAAGGAGCTTTGAGGATCAGGGTGTGATACTTCCAACAGTGACACTGAATATACTGAAGGGCAATTTGGGTGAAAATCTGCGTGGTAACCGCTGA